One region of Termitidicoccus mucosus genomic DNA includes:
- a CDS encoding CusA/CzcA family heavy metal efflux RND transporter — translation MISRLITWSLGNRFLVIAAFLGMCAWGVHALRTVPIDAIPDLSENQVIVYADWPGRSPQEVEDQITYPLSVSLQGLAGVRTVRATSMFGFSFLTVIFNDDVENYFARTRVLERLNSLGDILPENVSARLGPDATGLGWVYQYYLKTDPKTDAAAHDLGSLRTLQDTFIRYQLENGAEFVVRGVGLVTSTADIEAVPLAARAGTPLYLRDIARVEIGGDFRRGTLDIDGREVVGGIVVMRYGENAHQVIRDIKARIADISPGLPAGVTIEPFYDRSGLIERAIDTLKHALVEEIILVTLAHILFLFHFRSILIVTLPLPASILISFILMKEFGIPSHIMSLTGIAISIGVLVDAGIVMTENVIRHCERALEEKQKTAPPSGPAPGLSAGEIFQLTLRASTQVGRPMFFSMAIIILAFVPVFLLTGQEGKLFHPLAYTKTFALIGAVLLAITAVPVFCTLLVRGPFRPENKNHLMRFLLRIYDPVLDWALIHRKTVLSAAAVLLVFSCVLALGLPRALVERLDRAGYHRAARAAAGFGSEFMPTLEEGSLLFMPVLLPATSLTEVKRIMAWQDKVISQHPEVLMSAGKLGRSDTATDPAPIEMIETTITLKPQDQWRPGVTKQQIVAELSDRLTQVPGYVPGFLQPIENRILMTSTGIRAQVGVKIFGDDLNALQRKASEIERIINTIPGATGVAPSRDVGKPYLEIAVRRDQMGRYGLRAADILAYVETGLGGSTATTTIKGRERWPVQVRLERADRDDIEKLRHLLIPTPAGPHITLGQVADIKRVIGPNEISSENGRLRVFVQANVRDRDLGSFVGEIKQRIQKEITLDPGQTVEYSGQYENQIRAGRTLRIVFPTVIVIIFLLLVMTFRSVLEAAHVILAVPFALTGGVILQAFLGYNFSVAVWVGYIALFGTAIQTGIIMVLYLEEAVQKARDRKSAAAAPPIENRKSKIENSLTRPELIAAIKEGARLRLRPKVMTVATTIASLLPIFWATRTGTEIMRPLATPVVGGMISSLLHILIVTPVLFALIHERKLKNKNSGQPS, via the coding sequence ATGATTTCCCGCCTCATCACCTGGTCGCTCGGCAACCGCTTTCTCGTCATCGCCGCCTTTCTCGGCATGTGCGCGTGGGGCGTGCATGCGTTGCGCACCGTGCCCATCGACGCCATCCCCGATCTCTCGGAAAACCAGGTCATCGTTTACGCCGACTGGCCCGGCCGCTCCCCGCAGGAGGTCGAGGACCAGATCACCTACCCGCTCTCGGTCTCGCTCCAGGGCCTCGCCGGCGTGCGCACCGTGCGCGCCACCTCGATGTTCGGGTTTTCGTTTCTCACCGTCATCTTCAACGACGATGTCGAAAACTACTTCGCCCGCACGCGCGTCCTCGAACGCCTGAACTCGCTCGGAGACATCCTCCCCGAAAACGTCTCCGCCCGCCTCGGCCCCGACGCCACCGGCCTCGGCTGGGTTTACCAATACTACCTGAAAACCGACCCCAAAACCGACGCCGCCGCGCACGACCTCGGCTCCCTCCGCACGTTGCAGGACACATTCATCCGCTACCAGCTCGAGAACGGCGCCGAGTTTGTCGTGCGCGGCGTCGGCCTCGTCACCAGCACCGCCGACATCGAGGCCGTCCCGCTCGCCGCCCGCGCCGGCACGCCGCTTTATCTGCGCGACATCGCCCGCGTCGAAATCGGCGGCGACTTCCGCCGCGGCACGCTCGACATCGACGGGCGCGAGGTCGTCGGCGGCATCGTCGTCATGCGCTACGGCGAAAACGCCCACCAGGTCATCCGCGACATCAAGGCCCGCATCGCCGACATCTCGCCCGGCCTCCCTGCCGGCGTCACCATCGAGCCCTTCTACGACCGCAGCGGCCTCATCGAACGCGCCATCGACACCCTCAAGCACGCCCTCGTCGAGGAAATCATCCTCGTCACCCTCGCGCACATTCTCTTCCTCTTCCACTTCCGCAGCATCCTCATCGTCACGCTTCCGCTGCCCGCCTCCATCCTCATCTCCTTCATCCTGATGAAGGAGTTTGGCATCCCCTCGCACATCATGTCGCTGACCGGCATCGCCATCTCCATCGGCGTGCTCGTGGACGCCGGCATCGTGATGACCGAAAACGTCATCCGCCACTGCGAGCGAGCGCTGGAGGAAAAGCAAAAGACCGCGCCGCCCAGCGGCCCCGCGCCCGGCCTTTCCGCCGGCGAAATTTTCCAGCTCACCCTCCGCGCCAGCACGCAAGTCGGCCGTCCCATGTTCTTCTCGATGGCCATCATCATCCTTGCCTTTGTGCCCGTGTTTCTGCTCACCGGCCAAGAAGGCAAGCTCTTCCACCCGCTCGCCTACACCAAGACCTTCGCCCTCATCGGCGCCGTGCTCCTCGCCATCACCGCGGTCCCCGTTTTCTGCACCCTGCTCGTGCGCGGCCCCTTCCGCCCCGAGAACAAAAACCACCTGATGCGCTTCCTGCTGCGCATCTACGACCCCGTGCTCGACTGGGCGCTCATCCACCGCAAGACCGTGCTCTCCGCCGCCGCCGTCCTCCTCGTGTTTTCCTGCGTCCTCGCCCTCGGTCTCCCGCGCGCGCTCGTCGAGCGTCTCGACCGCGCCGGATACCATCGCGCCGCGCGCGCCGCCGCCGGCTTCGGCTCCGAATTCATGCCCACCCTCGAGGAAGGCAGCCTGCTCTTCATGCCCGTCCTCCTCCCGGCCACCTCGCTCACCGAGGTCAAGCGCATCATGGCCTGGCAGGACAAGGTCATCAGCCAGCACCCCGAGGTCCTCATGTCGGCGGGCAAACTCGGCCGCTCCGACACCGCCACCGATCCCGCGCCCATCGAGATGATCGAGACCACCATCACCCTCAAGCCCCAGGACCAGTGGCGCCCCGGCGTCACCAAGCAGCAAATCGTCGCCGAGCTCTCCGACCGCCTCACCCAGGTCCCCGGCTACGTCCCCGGTTTTCTCCAGCCCATCGAAAACCGCATCCTGATGACCAGCACCGGCATTCGCGCCCAGGTGGGCGTGAAGATTTTCGGCGACGACCTCAACGCGCTCCAGCGCAAAGCCTCGGAAATCGAGCGCATCATCAACACCATTCCCGGCGCCACCGGTGTCGCCCCATCCCGCGACGTCGGCAAACCCTACCTTGAAATCGCCGTCCGCCGCGACCAGATGGGCCGCTACGGTCTCCGCGCCGCCGACATCCTTGCCTACGTCGAGACCGGCCTCGGCGGCTCCACCGCCACCACCACGATCAAGGGCCGCGAACGCTGGCCCGTCCAGGTCCGCCTCGAACGCGCCGACCGCGACGACATCGAAAAACTCCGGCACCTCCTCATTCCCACGCCCGCCGGTCCGCACATCACGCTCGGCCAAGTCGCCGACATCAAGCGCGTCATCGGCCCCAACGAAATCTCCAGCGAAAACGGACGCCTCCGCGTCTTCGTGCAGGCCAACGTGCGCGACCGCGACCTCGGCAGCTTCGTCGGGGAGATCAAGCAGCGTATCCAAAAGGAAATTACACTCGATCCCGGCCAGACCGTCGAATACAGCGGCCAGTATGAAAACCAGATCCGCGCCGGCCGCACACTTCGCATCGTGTTTCCGACCGTCATCGTGATTATTTTTCTTCTCCTTGTGATGACGTTCCGCAGCGTCCTCGAGGCCGCGCACGTCATCCTCGCCGTCCCCTTCGCGCTCACCGGCGGCGTCATCCTCCAGGCGTTCCTCGGCTACAACTTCAGCGTGGCGGTCTGGGTCGGCTACATCGCCCTTTTCGGCACCGCGATCCAGACCGGCATCATCATGGTCCTCTACCTCGAGGAAGCCGTGCAAAAGGCCCGCGACCGCAAGTCCGCCGCCGCCGCGCCCCCAATCGAAAATCGAAAATCGAAAATCGAAAATTCCCTCACCCGCCCCGAACTCATCGCCGCCATCAAGGAAGGCGCGCGCCTGCGCCTCCGCCCGAAAGTGATGACCGTGGCCACCACCATCGCGTCCCTGCTGCCCATTTTCTGGGCCACCCGCACGGGCACCGAAATCATGCGCCCGCTGGCCACGCCCGTCGTGGGTGGCATGATCAGCAGCCTTCTCCACATCCTGATCGTGACCCCCGTCCTTTTCGCCCTCATTCATGAACGCAAACTCAAAAACAAAAACAGTGGCCAGCCTTCATAA
- a CDS encoding ComEA family DNA-binding protein: MNKTLRKILALCFAATLLAAPAVVSAQSSPPSAPAKAKSEKKAKAAPKVDLNTATKEQLVKLPGIDEATADKIIAARPFTGKGQLKSKKIVSDATYEAIKDLTVAKQPKTSGASKKENKKKKTE; the protein is encoded by the coding sequence ATGAATAAAACTCTGCGCAAGATCCTCGCCCTTTGCTTTGCCGCGACGCTGCTCGCCGCTCCCGCCGTCGTCTCAGCCCAAAGCAGCCCGCCTTCCGCCCCGGCCAAGGCCAAGTCCGAAAAGAAAGCAAAAGCCGCGCCCAAAGTGGACCTCAACACCGCCACGAAGGAGCAGCTTGTCAAACTTCCGGGCATCGACGAGGCCACCGCCGACAAAATTATCGCGGCGCGCCCGTTCACCGGCAAAGGCCAGCTCAAGAGCAAAAAAATCGTCAGTGACGCGACCTATGAAGCCATCAAGGATCTGACTGTCGCGAAACAACCCAAGACCTCCGGGGCGTCGAAAAAAGAAAACAAAAAGAAAAAAACCGAATAA
- the glgA gene encoding glycogen synthase GlgA, producing the protein MKIVHVASELFPYIKTGGLADAVGSLASTLARDGHEVSVFIPGYSAVFAQPDAAAAERVLRLKIEMGDTFVSGDVKVFSPCPNLNIFTVCREEFFDRKGAYGNGERDYEDNYLRYIFFCKGTVEALRLLEMQADIVHAHDWQAALMPLLLRHAESRHGATLALKTVFTIHNIAFQGLFPMRAFFRTNLPDELRGIDGLEYYGQMSFMKGGILFADRVTTVSPRYAREIQTPEYGCGLDGVVASRAEDLSGLINGIDPSVWNPATDAHLPANYSAGDMAGKAVCREALLKKAGLDPAGDDVPVFGMVCRLTEQKGVQLVLDNREFFLKHDCRLVVLGSGDKRLEGEMRALAASRPGKITLVARLDEAMSHLVEAGGDFFVMPSIFEPCGLNQMYSQAYGTPPLVTRVGGLADTVTDIDENPAGGTGIMFPPTAAGLRDGLKRAVKLFADKTTLAAMRERGMRRDFSWAKAARAYMELYEAAL; encoded by the coding sequence ATGAAAATCGTTCACGTCGCGAGCGAGCTGTTCCCCTACATCAAAACCGGCGGGCTGGCCGATGCAGTCGGATCGCTGGCCTCGACGCTGGCCAGGGACGGGCATGAGGTGTCCGTCTTCATCCCCGGATACAGCGCGGTTTTCGCGCAGCCGGACGCGGCCGCGGCGGAGCGGGTGCTGCGGTTGAAAATCGAGATGGGGGACACTTTCGTAAGCGGCGACGTGAAGGTGTTTTCGCCTTGTCCCAACCTGAATATTTTCACGGTGTGCCGGGAGGAGTTTTTCGACCGGAAGGGCGCCTACGGCAACGGCGAGCGCGACTACGAGGACAACTACCTGCGCTATATTTTTTTCTGCAAGGGCACGGTCGAGGCGCTGCGGTTGCTCGAGATGCAGGCCGACATCGTGCACGCGCATGACTGGCAGGCGGCGTTGATGCCGCTGCTGCTGCGCCACGCGGAGAGCCGCCACGGCGCGACGCTCGCGCTCAAGACGGTGTTCACCATCCACAACATCGCCTTCCAGGGGCTGTTCCCGATGCGGGCGTTTTTCCGCACGAACCTGCCCGACGAGCTGCGGGGCATCGACGGGCTCGAATACTACGGGCAGATGAGTTTCATGAAGGGGGGGATTTTGTTTGCCGACCGCGTGACGACGGTGAGCCCGCGCTACGCGCGCGAAATCCAGACGCCGGAATACGGATGCGGCCTGGACGGCGTGGTGGCGTCGCGCGCCGAGGATTTGTCCGGCCTGATCAACGGGATCGACCCGTCCGTGTGGAATCCGGCGACCGACGCGCATCTGCCGGCGAATTACTCCGCCGGGGACATGGCGGGCAAGGCGGTATGCCGCGAGGCGCTGCTCAAAAAGGCGGGGCTCGATCCGGCGGGGGACGATGTCCCCGTCTTCGGCATGGTGTGCCGGTTGACCGAGCAGAAGGGCGTGCAGCTCGTGCTCGATAACCGCGAGTTTTTCCTCAAGCACGACTGCCGCCTCGTGGTGCTCGGCTCCGGCGACAAGCGGCTGGAGGGCGAAATGCGCGCGCTGGCCGCGAGCCGTCCCGGAAAAATCACGCTCGTGGCGCGCCTCGACGAGGCGATGAGCCACCTCGTCGAGGCGGGCGGCGATTTTTTTGTGATGCCGTCGATATTCGAGCCGTGCGGGTTGAACCAGATGTATTCGCAGGCCTACGGCACGCCGCCGCTCGTGACGCGTGTGGGCGGACTGGCCGACACGGTGACCGACATCGACGAGAATCCCGCCGGGGGCACCGGCATCATGTTTCCGCCGACCGCGGCCGGGCTGCGCGACGGGTTGAAACGCGCGGTGAAGTTGTTTGCCGACAAAACGACCCTGGCGGCGATGCGCGAACGCGGCATGCGGCGCGATTTCAGCTGGGCTAAAGCCGCGCGGGCCTACATGGAATTGTATGAGGCGGCATTGTGA
- a CDS encoding ribonuclease R family protein, whose protein sequence is MKLRDRILAHLRSPGYAPVDLAGLARALGLNKKDRRSLAHEVRLGLSQGALVYVKGDRIALAGDDDLAIGRLMFRAGGSAYLIPDPVPGAAEDEPAVQIAPEDTGVALHGDRVAVKVLARMSRPRNGRAPEPTGRVVRIEERANETVVGNLQRIRNKYYVNADNPRFFHEIAVADPAASGLKPVPAPGDKVVVKLAEWTSRHKNLEGVIIERLGQTFEPRAELAGIYHKYKLDPSFPADVEREVAALPDSVHPRELSGRLDYREVPTLTIDPDDAKDFDDALSIEPLDDGDVRVGIHIADVGNYVRPGTALDREAKRRGNSTYLVGTVIPMLPQKLSNGLCSLVEAQDRLCKAVFLVFDKKIRLKHASFANTVIRSRKRLTYRQAYALLFENRLDKIRALPLPPKHQTGSTGRALSDLSDLELVDLQSWLRKLWAIASKLRRARMAAGSLDLDMPETKVFVDEQGYADRLELIEHDESHQLIEEFMLAANEAVARLTRSHRLPSLYRVHDEPDEDKLDELRKTLAIAGVTTGDLAGHEEMAKLLETLSTHPQGHLLRTQILRSLKKACYRGTPDGHYGLAKKDYTHFTSPIRRYSDLVVHRVLDYYLVKHSGYPVPAGGRLPALTPGQMESLGEHLSLTETNSQEAERESVKIKQLEFFERELAKKTKTKFEAVITDIRQHGFFVELVQSMTFGFVPMNTLTDDDYYPNNTNTLLTGRKTKRRLATGGHIDVVVHKVDRFKRLIDFRLPPKKA, encoded by the coding sequence ATGAAACTCCGCGACCGCATCCTCGCCCATCTCCGCTCGCCCGGCTACGCGCCCGTCGACCTCGCTGGCCTCGCCCGCGCGCTCGGCCTGAACAAAAAAGACCGCCGCTCGCTCGCCCATGAAGTCCGCCTCGGCCTCTCGCAAGGCGCCCTCGTTTATGTGAAGGGCGACCGCATCGCCCTCGCCGGCGACGACGACCTCGCCATCGGCCGCCTCATGTTTCGCGCCGGCGGCTCCGCCTACCTCATCCCCGACCCCGTGCCCGGCGCCGCCGAGGACGAGCCCGCCGTGCAAATCGCGCCCGAGGACACCGGGGTCGCGCTCCACGGCGACCGCGTCGCGGTGAAAGTCCTCGCCCGCATGAGCCGCCCCCGCAACGGCCGCGCGCCCGAGCCCACCGGCCGCGTCGTCCGCATCGAGGAGCGCGCCAACGAAACCGTCGTCGGCAATCTCCAGCGCATCCGCAACAAATACTACGTCAACGCCGACAATCCCCGCTTCTTCCACGAAATCGCCGTCGCCGACCCCGCCGCCTCCGGCCTCAAGCCCGTCCCCGCGCCCGGCGACAAAGTCGTGGTCAAACTCGCCGAGTGGACCTCCCGCCACAAAAACCTCGAGGGCGTCATCATCGAGCGCCTCGGCCAAACCTTCGAGCCCCGCGCCGAACTCGCGGGCATTTACCACAAATACAAGCTCGACCCGTCCTTCCCCGCCGACGTCGAACGCGAGGTCGCCGCCCTCCCCGACTCCGTCCATCCCCGCGAACTCTCCGGCCGGCTCGACTACCGCGAAGTCCCCACCCTTACCATCGACCCCGACGACGCCAAGGACTTCGACGATGCCCTCTCCATCGAGCCCCTCGACGACGGGGACGTCCGCGTCGGCATCCACATCGCCGACGTCGGCAACTACGTGCGCCCCGGCACCGCCCTCGACCGCGAGGCCAAGCGCCGCGGCAACTCCACCTACCTCGTCGGCACCGTCATCCCCATGCTGCCGCAAAAACTCTCCAACGGCCTCTGCTCCCTCGTCGAGGCGCAGGACCGCCTCTGCAAGGCCGTCTTCCTGGTATTCGATAAAAAAATACGCCTCAAGCACGCCTCCTTCGCCAATACCGTCATCCGCTCGCGCAAACGCCTCACCTACCGCCAGGCCTACGCCCTTCTCTTCGAAAACCGCCTCGACAAAATCCGCGCCCTCCCGCTCCCGCCCAAGCACCAGACCGGCTCCACCGGCCGCGCCCTCTCCGACCTCAGCGACCTCGAACTCGTCGATCTCCAAAGCTGGCTGCGCAAACTCTGGGCCATCGCCTCGAAACTCCGCCGCGCCCGCATGGCCGCCGGCTCCCTCGACCTCGACATGCCCGAGACCAAGGTCTTCGTCGATGAGCAAGGCTACGCCGACCGCCTCGAACTCATCGAGCACGACGAAAGCCACCAGCTCATCGAGGAATTCATGCTTGCCGCCAACGAAGCCGTCGCCCGCCTCACCCGCTCGCACCGCCTGCCGTCGCTCTACCGCGTGCACGACGAACCCGACGAGGACAAGCTCGATGAACTCCGCAAAACCCTCGCCATCGCCGGCGTCACCACCGGCGATCTCGCCGGCCACGAGGAAATGGCGAAACTCCTCGAAACCCTCTCCACCCATCCGCAAGGCCACCTGCTGCGCACGCAAATCCTGCGTTCCCTGAAAAAAGCCTGCTACCGCGGCACGCCCGACGGGCACTACGGCCTCGCCAAAAAAGACTACACCCACTTTACCTCGCCCATCCGCCGCTACTCCGACCTCGTCGTCCACCGCGTCCTCGACTACTACCTCGTCAAACACTCCGGCTACCCGGTGCCCGCCGGCGGACGCCTCCCCGCGCTCACTCCCGGCCAGATGGAATCCCTCGGCGAGCACCTCAGCCTCACCGAAACCAACTCCCAGGAAGCCGAGCGCGAAAGCGTGAAGATCAAGCAGCTCGAATTTTTCGAGCGTGAGCTCGCGAAGAAAACGAAAACCAAGTTCGAAGCCGTCATCACCGACATCCGCCAGCACGGTTTCTTCGTGGAGCTGGTCCAGTCGATGACCTTCGGTTTCGTCCCCATGAACACCCTCACCGACGACGACTATTACCCGAACAACACCAACACCCTCCTGACCGGAAGAAAAACCAAGCGCCGCCTCGCCACCGGCGGCCACATCGACGTCGTCGTGCACAAGGTCGATCGCTTCAAACGCCTCATCGACTTCCGCCTGCCGCCCAAGAAAGCCTGA
- a CDS encoding pyrimidine/purine nucleoside phosphorylase yields MSSIPTQFTDVTVLAKANTYFDGSVVSHTIILADGTKKTLGLIRPGSYHFGTDAAERMELVAGSCRVTLDGRTDTRDHAAGTHFDVPAKSGFTIEVKAGLVEYICSYIS; encoded by the coding sequence ATGTCATCCATCCCGACCCAATTCACCGACGTCACCGTGCTGGCCAAGGCCAACACTTATTTCGACGGCAGCGTCGTCAGCCATACCATCATCCTGGCCGACGGCACCAAAAAAACCCTCGGGCTCATCCGTCCGGGCTCGTATCATTTCGGCACCGACGCCGCCGAGCGCATGGAACTCGTCGCCGGCTCCTGCCGTGTGACCTTGGACGGCCGGACCGACACCCGCGACCACGCCGCCGGCACCCACTTCGACGTCCCCGCCAAATCCGGTTTCACCATCGAGGTGAAGGCCGGGCTGGTCGAATACATCTGCTCCTACATTTCGTGA